A genomic window from Paramormyrops kingsleyae isolate MSU_618 chromosome 23, PKINGS_0.4, whole genome shotgun sequence includes:
- the bzw2 gene encoding eIF5-mimic protein 1 has protein sequence MICVCLCSGPATCYLGSTSARSFMNTGKQQKPVLTGQRFKTRKRDEKEKFEPTVFRDTIVGGLNEAGGDLDAVAKFLDATGSRLDYRRYADTLFDILIAGSMLAPGGTRIDDTDKSKVTEHCVFNADEDHAAVRTYAQVFNKLIRRYKYLEKAFEEEIKKLLLFLKAFSEPEQTKLAILTGILLANGTLPPPILTSLFSDNLVKEGISASFAVKMFKAWMAEKDANAVTSALRKSNLDKKLLELFPANKQNVEHFSKYFTEAGLKELSDFLRVQQSLGTRKELQKELQERLSQDCPIREIVLYLKEEMKRNELQEQAVIGLLWTCLMNAVEWNKKEELVTEQALKHLKHYAPLLAVFSTQGQSELVLLQKVQEYCYENIHFMKSFSKIVVLFYKADVLSEGAILKWYKDAPAAKGKSVFLEQMKKFVEWLQNAEEESESEGEDD, from the exons ATGAAAAAGAGAAATTTGAGCCCACAGTGTTTCGAGATACGATCGTCGGGGGCCTCAACGAAGCAGGCGGGGACCTGGATGCTGTAGCCAAGTTCTTGGACGCAACCGGTTCGAGACTTGACTACCGTCGATATGCCGACACGCTCTTTGACATCCTCATTGCCGGGAGCATGCTTG CTCCCGGCGGCACTCGCATTGACGACACTGACAAGAGCAAGGTGACAGAGCATTGCGTGTTCAATGCAGACGAGGACCACGCTGCTGTTCGTACCTATGCTCAG GTATTCAATAAGCTGATCAGGAGATACAAATATCTAGAGAAGGCCTTTGAGGAGGAAATCAAGAAG CTCCTGCTCTTCCTGAAGGCCTTCAGCGAGCCGGAGCAGACCAAGCTGGCCATTCTGACAGGCATCCTCCTGGCCAATGGCACGCTTCCCCCTCCCATCCTCACCAGCCTCTTCAGCGACAATCTGGTTAAGGAAG GGATCTCGGCATCCTTTGCAGTAAAGATGTTCAAAGCCTGGATGGCTGAAAAAGATGCCAATGCTGTCACTTCTGCACTGAGAAAATCCAACCTGGACAAGAAGCTTCTG GAGCTTTTCCCTGCCAACAAGCAGAATGTGGAGCACTTCTCTAAGTACTTCACTGAGGCAGGTCTGAAGGAGCTTTCGGACTTCCTGCGTGTCCAGCAGTCCCTGGGGACCCGTAAGGAGCTGCAGAAAGAGCTGCAAGAGCGTCTGTCTCAGGACTGCCCCATCCGCGAG ATAGTGCTGTACCTGAAGGAGGAGATGAAGAGGAATGAGCTCCAGGAGCAGGCCGTCATTGGGCTGCTATGGACATGCTTGATGAACGCAGTGGAGTGGAACAAGAAGGAGGAGCTGGTTACAGAGCAGGCCCTCAAGCACCTGAAG CACTACGCCCCCCTGCTGGCTGTGTTCAGCACCCAGGGTCAGTCTGAGCTGGTGCTACTGCAGAAAGTTCAGGAGTACTGCTACGAAAACATCCACTTCATGAAGTCCTTCTCCAAAATTGTGGTGCTCTTCTACAAAG CTGATGTTCTGAGTGAAGGAGCCATCCTGAAGTGGTATAAGGATGCCCCAGCGGCCAAAGGAAAAAGCGTCTTCCTGGAGCAGATGAAGAAGTTTGTGGAATGGCTGCAGAATGCAGAAGAGG AATCTGAATCAGAGGGAGAGGATGACTAG
- the tspan13b gene encoding tetraspanin-13b isoform X1: MACIGFSCSKNCLCALNILYVMVSLLMIGIAAWGKWFGLVSSFRVVGGVIGVGVFLFFVALVGLIGALRHHQVLLFFYMIVLFIVFVVQFSVSCASLAITETQQEELLEVGWNNSVNTQRDVEKSLDCCGFSAVNYSGVCGAACFPNHTCDFCKAKIQKHAGEVLQFVGGVGLFFSFTEILGVWLTYRYRNQKDPRANPSAFL, translated from the exons ATGGCGTGCATTGGATTTTCCTGTTCCAAGAATTGCCTCTGCGCCTTAAACATCCTCTATGTT aTGGTGAGCCTGCTGATGATTGGCATTGCCGCCTGGGGCAAATGGTTCGGCCTGGTCTCCAGCTTCCGGGTGGTGGGAGGGGTCATTGGCGTGGGGGTCTTCCTCTTCTTTGTGGCGCTGGTGGGGCTCATCGGGGCGCTGAGGCACCATCAGGTGTTGCTCTTCTTT TACATGATCGTCCTCTTCATTGTGTTCGTGGTCCAGTTCTCCGTGTCCTGCGCCTCTCTGGCCATCACTGAGACCCAGCAG GAAGAGCTGCTGGAGGTTGGCTGGAACAACTCTGTGAACACGCAGAGGGACGTGGAGAAGAGCCTGGACTGCTGCGGATTCTCCGCCGTCAACTACAGCGGCGTCTGCGGCGCG GCCTGCTTCCCCAACCACACGTGCGACTTCTGTAAGGCCAAGATCCAGAAGCATGCTGGTGAGGTGCTGCAGTTCGTGGGAGGAGTGGGGCTCTTCTTCAGCTTCACCGAG ATTCTGGGAGTGTGGCTGACCTACAGGTATCGGAACCAGAAGGATCCCCGTGCAAATCCAAGCGCTTTCCTGTAA
- the tspan13b gene encoding tetraspanin-13b isoform X2: MVSLLMIGIAAWGKWFGLVSSFRVVGGVIGVGVFLFFVALVGLIGALRHHQVLLFFYMIVLFIVFVVQFSVSCASLAITETQQEELLEVGWNNSVNTQRDVEKSLDCCGFSAVNYSGVCGAACFPNHTCDFCKAKIQKHAGEVLQFVGGVGLFFSFTEILGVWLTYRYRNQKDPRANPSAFL; the protein is encoded by the exons aTGGTGAGCCTGCTGATGATTGGCATTGCCGCCTGGGGCAAATGGTTCGGCCTGGTCTCCAGCTTCCGGGTGGTGGGAGGGGTCATTGGCGTGGGGGTCTTCCTCTTCTTTGTGGCGCTGGTGGGGCTCATCGGGGCGCTGAGGCACCATCAGGTGTTGCTCTTCTTT TACATGATCGTCCTCTTCATTGTGTTCGTGGTCCAGTTCTCCGTGTCCTGCGCCTCTCTGGCCATCACTGAGACCCAGCAG GAAGAGCTGCTGGAGGTTGGCTGGAACAACTCTGTGAACACGCAGAGGGACGTGGAGAAGAGCCTGGACTGCTGCGGATTCTCCGCCGTCAACTACAGCGGCGTCTGCGGCGCG GCCTGCTTCCCCAACCACACGTGCGACTTCTGTAAGGCCAAGATCCAGAAGCATGCTGGTGAGGTGCTGCAGTTCGTGGGAGGAGTGGGGCTCTTCTTCAGCTTCACCGAG ATTCTGGGAGTGTGGCTGACCTACAGGTATCGGAACCAGAAGGATCCCCGTGCAAATCCAAGCGCTTTCCTGTAA
- the agr2 gene encoding anterior gradient protein 2 homolog produces the protein MMKGLLSALVVLVAVSSSLGKPEKQTTPKAKRLPQTLSRGWGDELTWAQTYEEALFRSRSNNKPVIVIFHLEDCPHSLALKKAFAENNEIQKMADEDFIILNLVFETTDKHLSPDGQYVPRILFVDPSMTVRADITGRYSNRLYAYEPSDISLLVSNMKKAKRLLKTEL, from the exons ATGATGAAGGGCTTGTTGTCTGCTCTGGTGGTCTTGGTGGCTGTATCCTCCTCACTGGGGAAACCGGAAAAACAGACTACGCCGAAAGCGAAGAGGCTTCCCCAGACGCTCTCCAGAG GGTGGGGTGATGAGCTCACCTGGGCTCAGACCTATGAGGAGGCTTTGTTCAGATCCAGATCAAA TAACAAGCCTGTAATAGTGATCTTTCACCTGGAGGACTGTCCACACAGCTTGG CTCTTAAGAAGGCATTTGCTGAAAACAATGAGATCCAGAAGATGGCGGATGAGGACTTCATCATCCTGAACTTAGTT TTTGAGACCACAGACAAGCACCTTTCCCCTGATGGACAGTACGTTCCTAGAATCCTTTTCGTTG ACCCCTCCATGACTGTAAGAGCTGACATCACGGGAAGATACTCTAACCGCTTATATGCGTACGAGCCCTCTGACATCAGCCTCC TGGTAAGCAACATGAAGAAGGCTAAGAGGCTGCTGAAGACAGAGTTGTGA
- the ppp1r10 gene encoding serine/threonine-protein phosphatase 1 regulatory subunit 10, producing MAIEGVDPREVLKGVEAMLGKEGELRSLEGVATIVSLMKASHKMVSRCMYLNILLQTKSHDILNRFIRVGGYKLLNGWLTYAKTTSNTPLLQLILLTLQKLPLTVDNLKQNNTAKLVKQLSKSGETEELRKLASVLVDGWMAIIRSQTVAASGGSGSADKKKKKDESKVRSPEAKVVDGGKAPEEEKKREKPKAHAPSHAKIRSTGLEVETPTPVLIKKAPAMPLLGDKYNIKPAVLKRPSAMPCDNPPVEKKYKPLNMTPNSTKEIKVKIIPAQPMECTGFLDALNSAPVPGIKIKKKKKAASPTSNKSCPFDSKPGAYPSQAKPSSPDALASHTPPHETVDLEQPGTPVPHEETEAMDTGDKHNSLSEPRSEEESQLTKKGKKKKSVRWAEEDQLKEYFFFDLDETERVNVNKIKDFGEAARRELMMDRQTFEKARRLSHDTMEERVPWVPPHPLMPSGCLVTPGANSTEKHTQKEREMGILQEIFLSKESVPDSPHEPDPEPYEPTPPRLIPLDEDSSSVDDGYMEPMDTSAQPSSAAAPTEGSKLPPVLANLMGSLGNSGRSPQTQATPSNTSAPTVNVQELLTSIMGAQSSQSPEDLIKQPDFSDKIKQLLGSLQQTQNQPPPAGPPPVSTGLLGHSPSMNMNHNMNMQMPMNGGYPPNKPPSGPHYNHPPPPHGHGPPFASGGGPRMMGPPPPPPRGGDGGYWNEEPMRGGPHRGGGGHYHRGRGGRGGDQGYRGGDQGYRGRGGRGGGGPPRGGGGGHNNSHMGDMSNRPVCRHFMMKGNCRYENNCAFYHPGVNGPPLP from the exons ATGGCCATAGAAGGTGTGGATCCTAGGGAGGTGCTGAAGGGTGTGGAGGCTATGCTTGGTAAGGAGGGCGAACTTCGCAGTCTTGAAGGAGTCGCCACAATTGTCAG CCTAATGAAAGCTTCCCATAAGATGGTTAGCAGATGCATGTACCTAAACATTTTGCTTCAGACCAAATCCCACGACATACTCAACAG GTTTATCCGTGTTGGGGGATACAAGCTGCTTAATGGCTGGTTGACCTACGCCAAAACCACCAGTAACACGCCTCTACTGCAGCTCATCCTACTCACACTGCAGAAACTGCCCCTCACTGTCGACAACCTCAAGCAG AACAACACGGCTAAGCTGGTCAAGCAGTTGAGTAAGAGTGGAGAGACTGAAG AGCTCAGGAAGTTGGCGTCTGTGTTGGTGGATGGCTGGATGGCCATCATTCGCTCTCAGACTGTCGCTGCTTCCGGTGGCTCAGGTTCAGCAG acaaaaagaaaaagaaagatgaGAGCAAAGTGCGTAGTCCTGAGGCGAAGGTGGTAGATGGAGGCAAGGCCcctgaggaggagaagaagcGGGAGAAGCCCAAAGCCCACGCCCCCAGCCATGCGAAGATTCGATCTACTG GCTTAGAGGTGGAAACTCCCACTCCAGTCCTGATCAAGAAGGCCCCTGCCATGCCTCTGCTGGGAGACAAGTACAACATCAAGCCAGCTGTTCTCAAGAGGCCCAG TGCTATGCCATGTGACAACCCTCCAGTGGAGAAGAAGTACAAGCCTCTCAACATGACACCCAATTCCACCAAAGAAATCAAAGTCAAGATCATTCCTGCGCAGC CGATGGAGTGTACAGGCTTCCTGGATGCTCTGAATTCAGCTCCGGTGCCTGGaatcaaaatcaaaaagaagaagaaggcTGCATCTCCGACATCAAACAAG TCTTGTCCTTTCGACAGCAAACCCGGTGCTTATCCTTCCCAAGCAAAACCGTCGTCTCCTGACGCTCTAGCTTCCCACACTCCCCCCCACGAAACCGTGGACCTGGAGCAGCCTGGAACGCCGGTTCCCCACGAGGAGACGGAGGCCATGGATACGG GGGATAAACACAATTCCCTGTCAGAGCCTCGCAGTGAGGAGGAAAGTCAGCTGACCAAGAaggggaagaagaagaaaagcgTACGCTGGGCTGAGGAAGACCAGCTGAAGGAATACTTCTTTTTTGACCTGGATGAGACAGAAAGAG TCAACGTCAACAAGATCAAGGACTTTGGAGAAGCCGCACGGCGGGAGCTGATGATGGACAGGCAGACGTTTGAGAAGGCCCGGCGACTCTCCCATGACACCATGGAGGAGAGGGTACCTTGGGTTCCCCCTCACCCCCTGATGCCATCTGGCTGCTTGGTCACCCCAGGAGCCAATAGTACTGAGAAGCACACCCAGAAGGAGCGAGAGATGGGCATCCTGCAGGAGATCTTCCTGAGCAAAGAGAG CGTCCCTGACAGCCCGCATGAGCCAGACCCCGAGCCCTATGAACCCACACCTCCCCGCCTCATACCTCTGGATGAG GACTCTTCCTCCGTGGATGATGGCTATATGGAGCCAATGGACACCTCTGCCCAGCCCAGTTCTGCTGCTGCGCCCACCGAGGGCTCCAAGCTTCCCCCTGTCCTGGCTAACCTGATGGGCAGCCTGGGCAATAGCGGGCGCAGCCCCCAAACTCAAGCCACTCCCAGCAACACCAGCGCCCCCACTGTCAATGTACAGGAATTGCTCACCTCTATCATG GGGGCGCAGAGCAGTCAGTCTCCGGAGGACCTGATCAAGCAGCCCGATTTCTCTGACAAGATCAAGCAGCTGCTCGGATCCCTGCAGCAGACCCAGAACCAGCCCCCTCCTGCCGGACCCCCCCCAG TGAGCACCGGCCTGCTCGGCCACAGCCCCAGCATGAACATGAACCACAACATGAATATGCAGATGCCTATGAATGGGGGCTACCCCCCCAACAAGCCACCCTCCGGGCCTCACTACAACCATCCCCCACCTCCCCATGGTCACGGCCCGCCCTTCGCCTCTGGCGGTGGTCCCAGGATGATGGGCccacccccgcctcccccccgTGGTGGAGACGGAGGGTACTGGAACGAGGAACCTATGAGAGGCGGCCCCCATCGTGGTGGTGGCGGCCATTACCACCGCGGACGCGGCGGGCGAGGCGGCGACCAGGGTTACAGAGGTGGAGACCAGGGTTACAGAGGTCGTGGCGGACGGGGAGGTGGCGGACCCCCAAGAGGAGGTGGAGGGGGACACAACAACTCGCATATGGGAG ACATGTCCAACCGGCCTGTTTGCAGGCATTTCATGATGAAGGGAAACTGCCGGTATGAGAACAACTGTGCCTTTTACCACCCCGGAGTGAACGGACCACCCCTACCCTGa
- the mrps18b gene encoding small ribosomal subunit protein mS40 — protein MAAPSLSMLSRAFSRISPVLLQCIRQTELATQRTLVSTWFQPACVYIHSNRLLFTTVSKYEKSADVDTEEISSRYKDRPWDYLESEEYADRYGSKPVWFNYRRNHKGGIPPQQTRKTCIRGDKICGNPCPICRDPNVIIHYQNVKLLQQFVHPHSGEVYEHTRTGVCMKQQKLLKKAIDSARDHGLLPFQVPFVDHSGEDYSNSHDAVGCTPSRPSVTADEPWYPWYLAQADESEVAKVKKIYKAYLK, from the exons ATGGCGGCGCCCTCACTAAGCATGTTAAGCAGGGCTTTCAGTCGAATTTCTCCTGTTCTTTTGCAGTGCATTCGCCAGACTGAG CTTGCTACACAGCGAACCCTTGTCTCCACCTGGTTCCAGCCAGCATGTGTGTACATCCATTCAAATCGCTTATTGTTTACTACGGTATCAAAATACGAAAAGAGTGCTGATGTCGACACCGAAGAGATATCATCCCGCTACAAGGACAGACCGTGGGATTATCTCGAAAGTGAAG AATATGCAGACCGTTATGGATCCAAACCAGTATGGTTCAACTACAGGAGGAACCACAAAGGCGGCATACCACCTCAGCAGACGCGCAAGACTTGCATT AGGGGAGATAAGATCTGTGGAAATCCATGTCCAATTTGCAGGGATCCCAATGTCATCATCCACTATCAG AACGTGAAGTTACTGCAGCAGTTTGTTCATCCTCACTCTGGGGAAGTGTACGAACACACCCGCACAG GTGTGTGCATGAAACAGCAGAAACTACTAAAGAAAGCGATTGACTCAGCCAGAGACCATG GACTGCTACCCTTCCAAGTGCCCTTTGTCGACCACTCAGGGGAGGACTATTCCAACTCCCATGATGCAGTGGGTTGTACCCCATCACGCCCATCCGTGACTGCTGACGAGCCTTGGTACCCATGGTATCTGGCACAAGCAGACGAGAGTGAGGTTGCCAAAGTGAAGAAGATTTACAAAGCTTACCTGAAATAG